A region of Vitis vinifera cultivar Pinot Noir 40024 chromosome 13, ASM3070453v1 DNA encodes the following proteins:
- the LOC100265085 gene encoding protein WHAT'S THIS FACTOR 9, mitochondrial produces MALFRNTLKKLLSSSEAAIINLPCLHTRKCNYVNVYMKWKKDSYYDSIPHILYSPFLKPITSLTNIISQYPNACIPVSAVSKRGLELDVPVKVARFLRLYPSIFEEFVGPQYNHPWFRLTPQALALHEEERAVYCDRKKDIWMRLKKLILMSRGRVLPLRVIQGLRWYLGLPESSIDEGFDSDLGFELVEMEDGEKGLGVVSDERVLSVMEMNAMEKGTRDDEEGSIEAIEFPLYPSKGLRLKRKIENWIDEFQKAPYVSPYEDSSNLDPTSDASEKRVVSVLHELLSIFVEHSAERKKLLCLRKFLGLPQKFYKAFERHPHIFYLSLRNKTCTAILKQAYNQNSGIEVHPLLSVRKKYVKLMKESEVILKNRRMKTRGVHHEDVGLDLHLDCVERETQN; encoded by the coding sequence ATGGCGTTGTTCCGCAATACCCTCAAGAAATTACTTTCATCCTCAGAAGCAGCCATCATTAACCTCCCCTGCCTCCACACCCGCAAGTGCAACTATGTGAATGTCTAcatgaaatggaaaaaggaCTCTTATTATGACTCAATTCCACATATCCTCTACTCCCCATTCCTTAAACCCATAACCTCCCTCACAAACATCATCTCTCAATATCCAAATGCCTGCATCCCTGTTTCTGCCGTCTCCAAAAGGGGTCTCGAATTGGACGTCCCCGTCAAGGTTGCCAGGTTTTTGAGACTCTACCCATCAATTTTTGAGGAGTTTGTTGGACCCCAGTATAACCACCCCTGGTTCAGGCTCACCCCACAAGCCTTGGCGCTCCATGAGGAAGAGCGCGCGGTTTATTGTGATCGGAAGAAAGATATATGGATGCGGTTGAAGAAGTTAATATTGATGAGTAGGGGGAGGGTGCTTCCTCTAAGGGTAATTCAAGGTCTGCGGTGGTATTTGGGCTTGCCCGAATCAAGTATTGACGAGGGTTTTGATTCTGATTTGGGTTTTGAGCTTGTGGAGATGGAAGATGGGGAAAAGGGGCTAGGGGTGGTGTCGGACGAAAGGGTCTTGTCTGTAATGGAGATGAATGCAATGGAGAAAGGTACGCGGGATGATGAGGAAGGGTCAATCGAGGCAATTGAGTTTCCCCTTTATCCCTCCAAGGGTTTGAGGTTGAAGAGGAAGATAGAGAATTGGATAGATGAGTTCCAGAAGGCTCCCTATGTATCTCCCTACGAGGATTCTTCCAATTTGGATCCAACCAGTGATGCGTCGGAGAAACGAGTTGTGAGTGTGCTCCATGAGCTGTTGAGTATTTTTGTGGAACACTCGGCAGAGAGGAAGAAGCTACTGTGCCTCAGGAAATTCCTGGGGTTGCCGCAGAAGTTCTACAAGGCATTTGAGAGACATCcccatatcttttatttatccCTCCGGAACAAGACCTGTACTGCCATTCTCAAACAGGCTTACAATCAAAACTCCGGCATAGAGGTCCATCCGCTCTTGAGTGTAAGAAAGAAGTATGTCAAGTTGATGAAGGAGTCGGAAGTGATATTGAAGAACAGGAGGATGAAGACCAGAGGTGTTCATCATGAAGATGTGGGTTTGGATTTGCATTTGGATTGCGTGGAGAGAGAGACACAAAATTGA